A portion of the Stigmatella aurantiaca DW4/3-1 genome contains these proteins:
- a CDS encoding DEAD/DEAH box helicase: MSATAQLLEAVRKEARPGIWANGVKLARAGAVALQSQTEKELELRVRAPGRSVALTVTLYPGDEVWECDCPSQVDPCEHVVAAAISVQQAEKQETPLVATANRWSRVVYHFTRVDGGLQLQRTLAHADGKEEPFEGSLTSLMAQPARAAEMQIEQSDLVVDRLLERRTRGAIPPERLDALLKALEPARNVLLDGRPVAVSDELVVPKAVVEDRGSQWAVTVMRDPRIVEVVSPGVALCGDALARLGETPMTGPWLQNLPIVRTYAPEQLGELSAKVLPELVRRMPVEVRSRRLPSIDRDLKPRIQVELHQLDSGLSVLPTLVYGAPPSVRIDNGKMVYLRGAVPLRDEAAEQRLVHQLRDELNLVPGRRLTVQGQEMVRWADKLRRWRGDLTGDGAGIVSPDVRLRPSLQLDSAVSGSGVPEVRFTLEFQVEGGKGGPQTVDAAAVIRAWTEGLGLVPLDGGGWAPLPRAWLDKNGQRVADLLAARQEDGKVANHALPELSALCETLEQPPPLGLDRLAPMIEGFEKLPPPELPGDLTATLRAYQLQGVSWLRFLRGAGLGGILADDMGLGKTLQTLCVLGPKTLVVCPTSVLPNWAAELKRFRPSLRVGVYHGPGRALDDATDVTLTTYSLLRLDAAVLAGRAWDAVILDEAQAIKNPESQVARAAFGLKAGFRLAISGTPLENRLEELWSLMHFVNPGLLGGRRHFEDRVARPITDGQAEAAERLRRRIRPFVLRRLKRDVAPELPPRTESVMHVSLDDRERAVYDAVMAATRAEVVALLNEGGSVLKALEALLRLRQAACHSALVPGQHATSSSKVQTLVEALGTAVSEGHKALVFSQWTSLLDLIEPGLKGAGIAFERLDGTTADRGAVTTRFQSPEGAPVMLMSLKAGGTGLNLTAADHVFLMDPWWNPAVEAQAADRAHRIGQERPVMVYRLVSQGTVEERILGLQEKKRAIFEAALSEAGAATAITRADLLELFA, translated from the coding sequence ATGTCCGCGACCGCCCAATTGCTCGAAGCCGTTCGTAAGGAGGCCCGCCCGGGAATCTGGGCCAATGGTGTGAAGCTCGCCCGGGCTGGCGCCGTCGCGCTCCAGTCTCAGACGGAGAAGGAGCTGGAGCTGCGTGTCCGCGCGCCGGGCCGCTCGGTGGCCCTCACGGTCACCCTGTATCCAGGCGATGAGGTCTGGGAGTGCGACTGCCCCAGCCAGGTGGATCCCTGTGAGCACGTGGTGGCGGCGGCCATCTCGGTTCAACAGGCGGAGAAGCAGGAGACGCCGCTGGTGGCCACCGCGAACCGGTGGTCGCGCGTGGTGTACCACTTCACGCGTGTCGACGGAGGGCTTCAGCTCCAGCGGACACTCGCGCACGCCGATGGGAAGGAGGAGCCCTTCGAGGGCAGTTTGACGTCCCTCATGGCCCAGCCGGCCCGGGCCGCGGAGATGCAGATCGAACAGTCGGATCTGGTCGTGGACCGGCTCCTGGAGCGCCGCACCCGTGGGGCCATTCCCCCCGAGCGGCTGGACGCGCTGCTCAAGGCGCTGGAGCCCGCGCGCAACGTGTTGCTGGATGGGCGCCCCGTCGCCGTCTCGGACGAGCTGGTTGTGCCGAAGGCGGTGGTGGAGGACCGGGGCTCGCAGTGGGCCGTGACGGTGATGCGCGATCCGCGCATCGTGGAAGTGGTGAGCCCGGGGGTCGCGTTGTGTGGGGACGCGCTGGCCCGGCTGGGCGAGACGCCGATGACAGGGCCGTGGCTCCAGAACCTCCCCATCGTGCGCACCTACGCGCCCGAGCAATTGGGAGAGCTCTCCGCGAAGGTGCTGCCAGAGTTGGTTCGCCGCATGCCGGTCGAGGTTCGCAGTCGGCGCCTGCCGTCCATCGATCGGGATCTGAAGCCGCGCATTCAGGTAGAGCTCCATCAGCTGGACTCCGGGCTCTCGGTGCTGCCGACCCTCGTCTATGGGGCGCCTCCCTCGGTGCGGATCGACAACGGCAAGATGGTCTACCTGCGCGGGGCGGTGCCCCTTCGTGACGAGGCGGCCGAGCAGCGCTTGGTGCATCAGCTCCGGGACGAGCTGAACCTGGTTCCCGGCCGGCGGCTGACCGTGCAGGGCCAGGAGATGGTGCGCTGGGCGGACAAGCTGCGGCGCTGGCGCGGAGACCTCACCGGAGACGGCGCGGGCATCGTGAGCCCCGATGTCCGCCTCCGTCCCTCGCTCCAGTTGGACTCGGCCGTCTCGGGTTCAGGGGTGCCCGAGGTGCGCTTCACGCTCGAGTTCCAAGTGGAGGGAGGAAAGGGAGGACCGCAGACCGTGGACGCGGCGGCGGTGATCCGCGCGTGGACCGAAGGGCTGGGGCTCGTGCCTCTGGACGGGGGTGGGTGGGCGCCTCTGCCGCGGGCGTGGCTGGACAAGAACGGACAGCGCGTGGCGGACCTCCTGGCCGCGAGGCAAGAGGATGGCAAGGTCGCCAACCATGCCCTGCCGGAGCTGTCCGCGCTGTGTGAGACGCTCGAGCAGCCCCCGCCCCTGGGCCTCGACCGTCTGGCACCCATGATCGAAGGCTTCGAGAAGCTCCCGCCACCGGAGCTTCCCGGGGATCTCACCGCGACGCTGCGCGCCTATCAGTTGCAGGGGGTGAGCTGGCTGCGCTTCCTCCGGGGGGCGGGGCTCGGTGGAATCCTCGCGGACGACATGGGCCTGGGAAAAACGCTCCAAACGCTGTGTGTCCTGGGACCCAAAACCCTCGTGGTCTGCCCCACCAGCGTGCTTCCCAACTGGGCCGCGGAGCTCAAGCGCTTCCGGCCCTCGCTCCGGGTGGGCGTGTACCACGGGCCTGGCCGGGCGCTGGACGATGCCACGGATGTGACGCTCACGACGTACTCCCTCCTGCGGCTGGATGCGGCCGTGCTCGCGGGACGCGCGTGGGATGCCGTCATCCTGGATGAGGCCCAGGCCATCAAGAACCCCGAGAGCCAGGTGGCGCGCGCGGCGTTCGGGCTCAAGGCAGGCTTCCGCCTGGCGATCAGCGGCACGCCGCTGGAGAACCGGCTGGAGGAGCTCTGGAGCCTGATGCACTTCGTGAACCCAGGCTTGCTGGGAGGGCGTCGGCACTTCGAGGATCGCGTGGCACGGCCGATCACCGACGGCCAGGCCGAGGCGGCCGAGCGGCTGCGCAGGCGCATCCGGCCCTTCGTGCTCCGGAGGCTCAAGCGGGATGTGGCGCCCGAGTTGCCGCCGCGCACCGAGTCCGTGATGCATGTGTCCTTGGACGACCGGGAGCGGGCCGTCTACGACGCGGTCATGGCGGCGACGCGCGCGGAGGTGGTGGCCCTGCTGAACGAAGGGGGCAGTGTGCTGAAGGCGCTGGAGGCGCTGTTGCGCCTGCGCCAGGCGGCCTGTCACTCGGCGCTCGTGCCAGGACAGCACGCCACGTCGTCCTCGAAGGTGCAGACGCTGGTGGAGGCGCTCGGCACCGCCGTCTCGGAAGGGCACAAGGCGTTGGTGTTCTCCCAGTGGACCTCGCTGCTGGATCTGATCGAGCCAGGGCTCAAGGGGGCGGGAATCGCTTTCGAGCGCTTGGACGGGACGACGGCCGATCGCGGCGCGGTGACCACACGCTTCCAGTCCCCGGAGGGGGCACCCGTGATGTTGATGTCGCTCAAGGCGGGCGGCACGGGGCTGAACCTCACCGCGGCGGACCATGTGTTCCTGATGGACCCCTGGTGGAATCCGGCGGTGGAGGCGCAGGCCGCGGACCGGGCGCACCGCATCGGCCAAGAGCGCCCCGTGATGGTGTATCGGTTGGTGTCTCAAGGGACCGTGGAGGAGCGCATCCTCGGGCTTCAGGAGAAGAAGCGCGCCATCTTCGAGGCGGCCCTGAGCGAGGCGGGTGCGGCGACGGCCATCACCCGGGCCGATCTGCTCGAGCTCTTCGCGTGA
- a CDS encoding alpha/beta fold hydrolase, with product MAMSAPLALDDWGGTGPVLHLAHANGFPPGTYRKLIELLKPRYHVVTVRNRWLVPGTDPLEVQTWDDVAGDLIQALEAQGLEGVVGVGHSLGGVATLLAAARQPRLFRAVVALDPVLLTGRLLLAVRGLSLLGIRGWIPPASQARRRRERWSSREEAAEKLRGKPLFQRFDPECFQDYIASGLTSTPEGDFRLTIPRAWEARMFETSPRDAWRSLRSLSVPTLMVRGGDSDVFFPEALERVRRTVPGVRTEELPNTAHLFPLEQPEECGRRILSFLESTHTR from the coding sequence ATGGCGATGAGCGCTCCCTTGGCCCTGGACGATTGGGGCGGCACCGGTCCGGTGCTGCACCTCGCGCATGCCAACGGTTTTCCGCCAGGCACCTACCGGAAGCTCATCGAGCTCCTGAAGCCCCGGTACCACGTCGTCACCGTGCGGAACCGCTGGCTGGTCCCCGGGACGGACCCGCTGGAGGTCCAGACCTGGGACGATGTGGCGGGGGATCTGATTCAGGCCCTGGAGGCCCAGGGGCTGGAGGGCGTGGTGGGCGTGGGACACAGCCTGGGCGGCGTGGCCACCTTGCTGGCCGCCGCCCGGCAGCCCCGGCTCTTCCGGGCCGTGGTGGCGTTGGATCCGGTGCTGCTCACGGGACGGCTTCTCCTGGCGGTCCGGGGTTTGTCGCTGCTGGGGATCCGGGGTTGGATTCCGCCCGCGAGCCAGGCCCGACGTCGGCGCGAGCGCTGGAGTTCCCGCGAGGAGGCTGCGGAGAAGCTGCGCGGCAAGCCGCTCTTCCAGCGGTTCGATCCCGAATGCTTCCAGGATTACATCGCCTCCGGCCTCACCAGCACGCCAGAGGGGGATTTCCGCCTGACCATCCCCAGGGCCTGGGAGGCCCGCATGTTCGAGACGTCCCCGCGTGACGCTTGGCGGAGCCTTCGGTCCTTGAGCGTGCCAACGCTCATGGTGCGGGGGGGGGACTCGGATGTGTTCTTCCCCGAGGCCCTGGAGCGTGTCCGCCGCACCGTGCCGGGGGTGCGGACCGAGGAGCTGCCCAACACGGCGCATCTCTTTCCGCTGGAGCAGCCAGAAGAGTGCGGCAGGCGCATCCTCTCATTCCTTGAGAGCACTCACACCCGGTGA
- a CDS encoding S8 family serine peptidase, which translates to MNRFIGSLWLQALTATSALGVAAVGRPAEAAGRVELNALQAEGQYNRFIVKYREDSAEFAQPESVQRHLDATTQRAVALKGAAPLVLGHVRRLAVGADVVSVDRKLDRTGAETLMREIAADPNVEYVEVDRLNKPFATPNDTRYGEQWHYFDAVGGLNLPPAWDLATGSGVVVAVLDTGITNHSDLNANVVPGYDFIVDTAVAGDGNGRDADPSDPGDFEGGYSSSWHGTHVAGTIAAVTNNSKGVAGVAYGAKISPVRVLGRGGGYDSDISDAIIWASGGSVSGVPANANPAKVINLSLGGSGSCGSTSQSAINAAVGRGTVLVIAAGNSNANVSGFSPANCNNVIAVAANGKTGARASYSNYGSLIDVTAPGGDGSYGILSTLNTGSTTPGSETYDGTYQGTSMAAPHVAGVVALIQSVASKTPAEIETILKSTARALPGSCTGGCGAGIVDAYAAVQAAKGGGNPNPPGDNVLTNNVPVTGLSGSANTELRYTLAVPAGSSNLTIATSEGTGDADIYVKFGSAPTTTSYDCRPYKSGNVESCAFATPQTGTYHVMVRGYSTFSGVKLLGSYTAGSGGGGQSFFENTTDFSILDKATIESPITVSGRTGNAPSTLKVSVSIYHTYQGDLKVDLIAPDGSVYVLHNYTGSGTDNIITTYTVNASSEVANGTWKLRVNDKAAGDTGYLDKWSLQF; encoded by the coding sequence ATGAATCGCTTCATTGGCTCGCTTTGGCTTCAAGCGCTCACGGCCACGTCTGCGCTGGGGGTCGCTGCGGTAGGCCGTCCCGCGGAGGCCGCGGGACGCGTTGAGCTCAATGCCCTGCAGGCGGAAGGGCAATACAACCGCTTCATCGTCAAGTACCGGGAAGACAGCGCGGAGTTCGCTCAGCCGGAGAGTGTGCAACGCCACCTCGACGCCACCACGCAACGCGCGGTGGCGCTCAAGGGCGCTGCCCCCTTGGTGCTGGGCCATGTTCGCAGGCTCGCGGTCGGGGCCGATGTCGTGTCCGTGGACCGCAAGTTGGACCGGACGGGCGCAGAGACGCTGATGCGCGAAATCGCCGCCGATCCGAACGTGGAATACGTCGAGGTGGATCGCCTCAACAAGCCGTTCGCCACGCCCAATGACACGCGCTATGGCGAGCAGTGGCACTACTTCGATGCCGTCGGCGGCCTCAACCTGCCCCCTGCCTGGGATCTGGCCACCGGCAGCGGCGTCGTGGTCGCGGTGCTCGACACGGGCATCACCAATCACAGTGATCTCAACGCCAACGTCGTCCCGGGCTATGACTTCATCGTCGATACGGCGGTGGCGGGAGACGGCAACGGCCGCGATGCGGACCCGAGCGACCCTGGCGACTTCGAGGGCGGATACTCCTCGAGTTGGCACGGCACGCACGTGGCCGGCACCATCGCCGCGGTGACCAACAACTCCAAGGGCGTGGCCGGTGTGGCCTACGGCGCGAAGATCTCTCCGGTCCGCGTACTCGGACGGGGCGGTGGTTATGACTCGGATATCTCCGACGCCATCATCTGGGCCTCCGGCGGCAGCGTCTCCGGCGTGCCCGCAAACGCCAATCCGGCGAAGGTCATCAACCTGAGCCTGGGAGGCAGTGGCTCCTGCGGCAGCACGTCCCAGAGCGCGATCAACGCCGCGGTGGGACGGGGAACCGTGCTGGTGATCGCCGCGGGCAACTCGAACGCCAACGTGTCGGGCTTCAGCCCCGCGAACTGCAACAACGTCATCGCGGTCGCCGCCAACGGCAAGACGGGTGCCCGTGCCTCGTACTCCAACTATGGCTCGCTGATCGACGTCACCGCGCCGGGCGGCGACGGCTCCTACGGCATCCTGTCCACGCTCAACACGGGGAGCACGACGCCGGGCTCGGAGACCTACGACGGCACCTACCAGGGCACGTCCATGGCCGCGCCGCATGTGGCGGGCGTGGTGGCCCTGATCCAGTCGGTGGCGTCCAAGACGCCCGCCGAGATCGAAACCATCCTCAAGAGCACCGCGCGGGCGCTTCCGGGCTCGTGCACGGGCGGCTGCGGCGCCGGCATCGTCGATGCCTATGCAGCCGTGCAAGCGGCCAAGGGGGGAGGCAACCCCAACCCGCCGGGTGACAACGTCCTGACGAACAATGTCCCGGTCACCGGCCTCTCGGGCAGCGCCAACACCGAGCTGCGCTACACCTTGGCGGTGCCGGCGGGTTCCAGCAACCTGACGATCGCGACCTCCGAGGGCACGGGTGACGCGGACATTTATGTGAAGTTCGGCTCGGCGCCGACCACCACCTCCTACGACTGCCGTCCGTACAAGAGCGGCAACGTCGAGAGTTGCGCGTTCGCCACCCCCCAGACGGGCACCTACCATGTGATGGTGCGTGGCTACTCCACCTTCTCGGGCGTCAAGCTGCTGGGCAGCTACACGGCGGGCAGCGGGGGCGGAGGCCAGTCGTTCTTCGAGAACACCACCGACTTCTCCATCCTGGACAAGGCCACGATCGAGAGCCCGATCACCGTGAGCGGTCGCACGGGCAATGCTCCGTCGACGCTGAAGGTCAGCGTGTCGATCTACCACACCTATCAGGGGGACCTGAAGGTGGACCTGATCGCGCCCGATGGCTCCGTCTACGTGTTGCACAACTACACGGGCAGCGGCACGGACAACATCATCACCACCTACACCGTGAACGCCTCCAGCGAGGTGGCCAACGGGACCTGGAAGCTTCGCGTCAACGACAAGGCGGCGGGTGACACGGGCTACCTCGACAAGTGGAGCCTGCAGTTCTAA
- a CDS encoding ATP-binding protein: MNNKHTNLKRSPEPDGLDWLSGGGEMGKLIRSMDWSQTPLGPVESWPQSLRTTVSLCLSSTFPILIAWGPEHVQIYNDSYRPICGAKHPQSMGQRFRECWASALPAVGGVFDRAQQGEGSYIENLRMFLDRYGYLEEAFMTFSFSPIRDESGKVGGLFHPITEVTDKMISARRTQALRSLSEQFGKTQTLQQVWDTTAKAYGEYELDLPFLLFYQLDAAGKQAHRVGAAGIALDTAAAPAVLGIDEQTAAWPLARMLQFRQIEQVDDLGERFDSLPCGPYPEAPTTALLIPITPPGMTFPLGFLVAGVSARRALDSTYRAFYELLETTFTTAVSNVRAYEQEQQRAAALAEIDRAKTAFFSNVSHEFRTPLTLMLGPLEDSLSSHSEPLTPSQRERQQLIHRNALRLLKLVNTLLDFSRLEAGRVKATYRATNLPKLTADVASAFRSAMEKAGLNYRVTVPDSLEPVYVDHDMWEKIVLNLISNAFKFTFHGEVEVKLTQLEGRVRLTVRDTGTGVPEAELPRLFERFHRVETTQGRTFEGTGIGLALIMELVKMHGGILGVQSVENRGSAFHVELPLGRAHLPQERVASEEGPSEPGTLSVSFVEEALRWLPEPAANEGPPTPGAAPLPSPLMAQGSRPRVLVADDNSDMRGYIRSLLDPTCVVETVQDGEAAYQAILDSPPDLVLSDVMMPRLDGFGLLQKVRENPKTQGVPLILLSARAGEEARIEGLQAGANDYLVKPFSARELLARIENAVRLARERSERERLARERGELEQQLIGIVSHDLRNPISAILMSTSFLFRMGTLEERAAKVVTRIQASAERAMRMIRDLLDFTQARLGGGLRIERRPAELQHIAWLAVEEVKLAHPERKVLFEAVGVQTGEWDDDRLFQLLTNLITNAVKYSPSSTSVTVRLTGTQTEAQIDVHNEGEPISQELQARLFMPMQQGGHGGDRAGRSIGLGLYIVSQIVRAHGGAINLLSTPEVGTTFTVRLPLRA, encoded by the coding sequence ATGAACAACAAACACACGAATCTGAAGCGCTCCCCCGAGCCCGACGGCCTGGATTGGCTCTCGGGTGGCGGGGAGATGGGCAAGCTGATTCGCTCCATGGACTGGAGCCAGACGCCCCTGGGCCCCGTCGAGTCCTGGCCCCAGAGCTTGCGGACCACGGTCAGCCTCTGCCTCTCGTCCACCTTCCCCATCCTGATTGCGTGGGGGCCCGAGCACGTCCAGATCTACAATGACAGCTACCGGCCGATCTGTGGCGCCAAGCACCCCCAGTCGATGGGACAGCGCTTCCGGGAGTGCTGGGCCTCCGCCCTGCCCGCGGTCGGCGGCGTCTTCGACCGGGCCCAGCAAGGCGAGGGCTCCTACATCGAAAACCTGCGCATGTTTCTCGACCGCTACGGGTACCTGGAAGAGGCGTTCATGACCTTTTCCTTCAGCCCGATCCGGGATGAATCCGGAAAGGTTGGAGGGCTCTTCCACCCCATCACCGAGGTCACCGACAAGATGATCAGCGCCCGGAGGACCCAGGCGCTGCGCTCATTGTCCGAACAGTTCGGCAAGACCCAGACCCTCCAGCAAGTCTGGGACACCACGGCGAAGGCCTATGGCGAGTATGAACTCGACCTGCCCTTTCTGCTCTTCTACCAGCTCGACGCGGCCGGCAAGCAAGCCCACCGGGTGGGCGCCGCCGGGATTGCCCTGGACACGGCCGCCGCCCCGGCGGTCCTCGGTATCGACGAGCAAACAGCGGCCTGGCCCCTGGCGCGCATGCTCCAATTCCGTCAGATCGAGCAGGTCGATGACCTGGGCGAGCGCTTCGACTCACTGCCTTGTGGCCCTTACCCCGAGGCGCCCACCACCGCCTTGCTGATTCCCATCACCCCGCCCGGCATGACGTTTCCCCTCGGCTTCCTGGTGGCGGGGGTCAGTGCGCGGCGCGCGTTGGACTCCACCTACCGCGCCTTTTACGAGCTGCTCGAAACGACCTTCACGACGGCCGTCTCGAACGTGCGCGCGTACGAGCAGGAGCAGCAACGGGCCGCAGCCCTCGCGGAGATCGACCGCGCGAAGACCGCGTTCTTCTCCAATGTCTCGCATGAGTTCAGAACACCCCTGACGTTGATGCTGGGGCCTCTGGAGGACTCCCTGTCCTCCCACAGCGAGCCGCTCACCCCGTCGCAACGGGAGCGCCAGCAGCTCATTCACCGCAACGCGCTGCGCTTGCTCAAGCTGGTCAACACGCTGCTGGACTTCTCCCGCCTCGAAGCAGGACGGGTCAAGGCCACCTACCGGGCGACGAATCTCCCGAAGCTCACCGCGGATGTGGCCAGCGCCTTCCGCTCGGCGATGGAGAAGGCAGGGCTGAACTACCGCGTCACCGTTCCAGACAGCCTCGAGCCCGTCTATGTCGACCACGACATGTGGGAGAAGATTGTCCTCAATCTGATCTCCAACGCCTTCAAGTTCACCTTCCACGGAGAAGTGGAAGTCAAGCTCACGCAGCTCGAAGGCCGGGTGCGGTTGACCGTGCGGGACACCGGCACGGGGGTTCCCGAAGCGGAGCTGCCCCGCCTGTTCGAACGGTTCCACCGCGTGGAGACCACCCAGGGACGGACGTTCGAGGGAACGGGCATCGGGCTGGCCCTCATCATGGAGCTGGTGAAGATGCACGGGGGCATCCTCGGCGTGCAGAGCGTCGAAAACAGAGGAAGTGCCTTCCACGTCGAGCTTCCCCTTGGCCGGGCCCACCTGCCACAAGAGCGCGTCGCCTCGGAAGAGGGGCCGTCGGAGCCGGGCACGTTGAGCGTGTCCTTCGTCGAGGAGGCCCTCCGCTGGCTGCCGGAGCCCGCCGCCAACGAAGGCCCTCCCACCCCAGGAGCGGCACCGCTTCCCTCCCCACTCATGGCCCAGGGCTCTCGCCCACGGGTTCTCGTGGCGGACGACAACTCGGACATGCGGGGCTACATCCGGTCGCTGCTCGACCCAACCTGTGTCGTGGAAACCGTGCAAGACGGTGAGGCGGCCTATCAGGCCATCCTCGACTCCCCGCCAGACCTGGTGCTCAGCGATGTGATGATGCCCCGGCTCGACGGGTTCGGGCTCCTCCAGAAAGTGCGTGAGAACCCGAAGACCCAGGGGGTGCCACTCATCCTGCTGTCCGCACGCGCGGGAGAAGAGGCCCGCATCGAGGGACTCCAGGCCGGAGCGAACGATTACCTCGTGAAGCCTTTCAGCGCGCGCGAGCTGCTGGCGCGGATCGAGAACGCGGTGCGGCTGGCGCGAGAGCGCTCCGAGCGGGAGCGGCTGGCACGAGAGCGCGGCGAGCTGGAGCAACAGCTCATCGGCATCGTCAGCCACGACCTGCGCAATCCCATCTCCGCCATCCTGATGTCCACGAGCTTCCTGTTCCGGATGGGAACCTTGGAGGAGCGGGCGGCCAAGGTGGTCACCCGCATCCAGGCCAGCGCGGAGCGGGCCATGCGGATGATCCGGGACCTGCTCGACTTCACACAGGCAAGGTTGGGAGGGGGGCTGCGCATCGAACGCCGGCCGGCCGAACTCCAGCACATCGCCTGGCTGGCCGTCGAGGAGGTCAAGCTCGCGCACCCAGAGCGCAAAGTCCTGTTCGAGGCCGTGGGCGTGCAGACGGGAGAATGGGACGACGACCGCCTCTTCCAGCTCCTCACGAACCTGATCACCAACGCGGTGAAATACAGCCCCTCGTCGACCTCCGTCACCGTCCGGCTCACGGGAACCCAGACCGAGGCCCAGATCGACGTGCACAACGAAGGGGAGCCCATCTCCCAGGAACTCCAGGCCCGACTCTTCATGCCCATGCAGCAAGGAGGGCATGGGGGAGACCGGGCCGGGCGGAGCATCGGGCTGGGGCTCTACATCGTCTCCCAGATCGTCCGCGCACACGGTGGAGCGATCAACCTCCTCTCGACCCCCGAGGTGGGAACCACCTTCACCGTGCGGTTGCCGCTGAGGGCCTGA